One window of Aspergillus oryzae RIB40 DNA, chromosome 3 genomic DNA carries:
- a CDS encoding uncharacterized protein (predicted protein), producing the protein MVLNLLPYVLVASFQLNALVSNLPYHLFQRSLPGSLATAPEGAVGYYQPPPGPVVNNAQPTETRPAVDTTASVTSTANTQGLSREPKQEPAELNGAPAVTATLASVSDLLANTLFFSGFSILEPSLEMAPAIVEVGCPYEKCIELVERYHSSDCSDVAKEKAEASVRAAIISFKGSASPHSCSRPQAVQISYLS; encoded by the exons atggtgctCAACCTGTTACCATATGTCCTTGTCGCATCGTTCCAGTTGAATGCTTTAGTGAGCAACTTGCCATACCATTTGTTTCAGCGAAGTCTACCAGGGTCACTCGCAACTGCCCCTGAAGGAGCAGTAGGCTACTATCAGCCGCCACCGGGACCTGTTGTCAATAATGCTCAGCCGACGGAGACCAGGCCAGCAGTGGATACGACAGCATCAGTGACAAGCACAGCGAACACTCAAGGTCTATCGCGCGAGCCGAAACAAGAGCCAGCTGAACTTAACGGCGCACCAGCAGTGACAGC GACCCTTGCTTCTGTCTCTGACCTACTAGCGAACACTCTGTTCTTCAGTGGCTTTTCAATCCTGGAGCCAAGCTTGGAAATGGCACCGGCAATTGTGGAAGTCGGTTGTCCTTATGAGAAATGTATAGAGCTCGtggaaagatatcatagcTCTGACT GTTCAGATGTagcaaaagagaaagccgAAGCCTCGGTTCGGGCGGCGATCATCAGCTTTAAGGGCTCCGCTTCCCCGCATTCATGCAGCAGACCCCAAGCTGTTCAAATTTCATATCTCTCCTAA
- a CDS encoding putative nuclear transport factor 2 domain protein (predicted protein) has translation MAPTTEDALTKVSTDAATEFVQSFYPALQSNRGTISSFYNQTISMILFNGNVVADGKAVQEIFVNQMPPAHYEVQSFDCQIINPAYPTPTATGLKAPNETTLRDKSILVLVSGYVRFGESRDLPQRGFSETFVLVPNPSADGPKGKRKREWLIESQTFRLVV, from the exons ATGGCCCCCACAACTGAAGATGCGCTCACTAAAGTGTCTACGGATG CGGCCACGGAATTTGTCCAGTCATTCTACCCCGCCCTGCAGTCCAACCGCGGTACGATATCATCTTTTTACAACCAAACGATCTCAATGATTCTATTCAACGGTAATGTTGTCGCCGATGGGAAAGCAGTTCAGGAAATCTTTGTCAATCAGATGCCGCCGGCGCATTACGAGGTGCAGTCGTTTGATTGCCAAATCATCAACCCAGCGTATCCCACGCCTACAGCAACTGGGCTCAAAGCTCCGAATGAAACTACTCTCAGAGACAAATCGATTCTGGTGCTGGTCAGCGGTTACGTGCGATTTGGAGAATCTCGCGATCTTCCGCAGCGCGGGTTCAGCGAAACTTTCGTGCTAGTGCCGAACCCTTCCGCCGATGGCCCCAAGGGCAAACGCAAACGAGAATGGCTTATTGAATCTCAGACATTTCGGCTGGTTGTTTGA
- a CDS encoding uncharacterized protein (predicted protein) yields the protein MGYLTRWRSRRKAPIVTENYQAPDPDETNQAAQPETTISSPPAVHATWFNVHDRSDFRNISISLPASIDKITIAIGNHVRDAAYSIVSMSASAYSITVVCSTEKSRAEVAELVQRMKEELGQNAIIPPEELVLLREWEEKWGVVGELSTVEDGLDTDVEHDRRVLSTSQSSTPL from the exons ATGGGATACCTAACACGATGGCGCTCCAGACGCAAAGCACCCATTGTAACTGAAAATTACCAGGCTCCAGACCCGGACGAAACCAACCAGGCAGCACAGCCAGAGACTACCATCTCCAGTCCTCCGGCCGTCCACGCAACGTGGTTTAATGTACACGACCGTTCGGATTTCCGGAATATCAGCATCAGCTTACCGGCGTCCATTGATAAGATCACAATTGCCATCGGCAATCATGTCAGAGATGCGGCGTACAGCATTGTCAGCATGAGCGCAAGCGCATACTCGATCACGGTTGTTTGTTCGACCGAGAAGTCACGGGCCGAGGTCGCTGAGTTGGTGCAGAGGATGAAGGAGGAACTGGGCCAGAATGCGATAATCCCACCGGAGGAACTGGTCTTGCTGAGAGAATGGGAGGAGAAATGGGGCGTGGTGGGAGAATTGTCTACTGTGGAGGATGGTCTGGATACGGATGTTGAACATGATCGTCGAG TGTTGAGTACTTCACAAAGTTCGACACCGTTATAA
- a CDS encoding NAD(P)H-dependent flavin oxidoreductase (dioxygenases related to 2-nitropropane dioxygenase) encodes MARASGAPLAAAVSNAGGLGTVGGLGYTPEQLSEMLTELKASLRDPSLPFGVDLALPQVGGGARATNHDYTHGQLDQLIDVVISHGAKLFVSAVGVPPERVIKRLHDAGILIMNMVGAPKHAEKALKLGVDIVCAQGGEGGGHTGDIPFSVLVPAVVDVAKKYKSPLTGQPALVVAAGGINDGRSLAASLMLGAVGVWVGTRFVASEESSASQLHKEAVVGAQYGETKRTLVVSGRPLRMLPNDYIKNWEKRPEEIAQLTAKGIVPIEHDFNNDKEDIEIPYLMGDVSGIIKQIKPAGVIVQEMVQQAVEVLRTGGSYISAGPASKL; translated from the coding sequence ATGGCGCGTGCCTCTGGGGCTCCTCTCGCGGCCGCTGTTTCCAACGCTGGCGGTTTGGGAACAGTCGGTGGTCTGGGTTACACGCCCGAGCAACTCTCAGAGATGTTGACGGAACTCAAGGCCTCCCTACGGGAcccttctctccccttcgGCGTTGATCTGGCCCTACCTCAAGTTGGCGGAGGAGCTCGTGCTACAAACCACGACTACACCCACGGTCAGCTGGACCAGCTCATCGACGTCGTCATTTCCCACGGCGCCAAGCTCTTCGTCTCCGCGGTGGGTGTGCCCCCTGAGCGCGTCATCAAGAGACTACACGACGCCGGCATTTTGATCATGAACATGGTCGGAGCACCCAAGCACGCCGAGAAGGCACTTAAGCTGGGCGTGGACATCGTATGCGCCCAGGGTGGTGAAGGAGGCGGTCATACAGGCGACATCCCCTTCTCCGTGCTCGTCCCGGCAGTCGTCGACGTGGCGAAGAAGTACAAGAGCCCACTGACGGGTCAACCCGCCCTGGTCGTGGCTGCTGGTGGTATCAATGATGGACGCAGTTTAGCCGCGTCCTTGATGCTGGGCGCTGTCGGTGTCTGGGTCGGCACGCGGTTTGTTGCCTCGGAGGAGAGTAGTGCTAGTCAATTGCACAAGGAGGCTGTCGTTGGGGCTCAATATGGAGAGACGAAGCGGACCCTGGTCGTTTCTGGTCGGCCGCTGCGGATGCTGCCCAACGATTATATCAAGAACTGGGAAAAACGACCGGAGGAGATCGCCCAGCTGACGGCTAAGGGAATCGTCCCTATCGAACATGATTTCAACAACGATAAGGAGGACATCGAGATTCCTTACCTGATGGGTGATGTCTCGGGTATTATCAAGCAGATTAAACCCGCCGGCGTGATCGTACAGGAAATGGTGCAGCAGGCCGTGGAGGTGCTGAGAACAGGGGGGTCATATATTAGCGCAGGACCTGCTAGCAAGCTTTGA
- a CDS encoding uncharacterized protein (predicted protein), which translates to MTFKTLWLPRAILGVRKLTLTWTKRKYCYPARQYLLLRVSCFRLRVKIKTIGEKFETREVHYKSLLRSKDAEIQSLTAKYEEQRRAAENEAARCRALSSQVSTFSHTEAELRSQLNIYVEKFKQQRIVSDFSQRNGRNVEKDETLGKGKSHPHP; encoded by the exons ATGACATTCAAGACGTTATGGCTGCCAAGGGCAATCCTCGGAGTGAGAAAGTTGACATTGACCTGGACGAAGCGTAAGTACTGTTATCCAGCAAGGCAATATCTGTTGCTGAGGGTTTCGTGCTTTAGACTACGtgtcaagatcaagaccATTGGCGAGAAATTCGAGACGCGGGAAGTGCATTACAAGTCACTCTTGCGCAGCAAGGACGCGGAGATACAGAGCCTCACTGCTAAGTATGAAGAGCAACGCCGTGCTGCCGAGAACGAGGCCGCTCGCTGTCGGGCTTTAAGTTCACAAGTTTCTACGTTTTCACATACCGAGGCCGAGTTACGCAGCCAGCTCAACATCTACGTGGAGAAGTTCAAGCAG CAACGAATTGTTTCTGACTTTTCGcaaagaaatggaagaaatGTCGAAAAAGACGAAACGcttggaaaaggaaaatctcACCCTCACCCGTAA
- the cym1 gene encoding pitrilysin family metalloprotease cym1 (metalloendoprotease HMP1 (insulinase superfamily)) produces MAADDIVGCYQVDKARRSLTNVESYPKVGEQLHGFTVQEKKHVPELHLTAVRLKHDKTDADYLHVAREDKNNVFGVGFKTNPPDATGVPHILEHTTLCGSEKYPVRDPFFKMLPRSLSNFMNAFTSADHTTYPFATTNQQDFQNLLSVYLDATLHPLLKEEDFRQEGWRLGPEDPRASDALDGKPEDVLFKGVVYNEMKGQISDANYLYYIKYRESIFPALNNSGGDPQYITDLTHKQLVEFSKRNYHPSNAKFLTYGDMPLSTHLKQIGDVLDGFGKGEADTSVKLPIDLSRGPSNVTVPGPIDTFADADKQYKTSTSWYLGDTSEVVETFSAGILSSLLLDGYGSPMYRALIESGLGSSFTPNTGLDTSGRVPVLSVGLTGVSEEDAPKVKEAIQKVYQDSLSAGFSDEKVQGFLHQLELALRHKTANFGIGVMEKTISSWFNGVDPMKELAWNDVINEFKRRYQQGGYLESLMQKYLMNDRCLTFTMVGTPTFHQELDQQEMVRKEKKLSQLVEQHGSMEKAISSLREQELQLLKTQEEAQHADLGCLPSLRVEDISREKERKPVRESKVDDVDVVWREAPTNGLTYFQALNAFEDLPDDLRLLMPLFNDSVMRLGTANKTMEQWEDLIKLKTGGVSSSAFHTSSPTELGKFNEGLQFSGFALDKNIPDMLEILTTLITETDFTSPYAPAMIQELLRLTTNGALDSVAASGHRFALNAAAAGLSRSFWVQEQQSGLAQLQATANLLRDAETSPERLAELIEKLRLIQSFAISKSSSLRVRMVCEPSSAHQNEVVLQKWLAGLPQIRSPTSVDARSMQQVSSKAFYDMPYKVYYSGLAMQTVPFVHKSSAPLSVLSQLLTHNYLHPEIREKGGAYGAAASNGPVKGIFALTSYRDPNPLNTLKVFQNSGIFARDRSWSERELNEAKLGIFQGLDAPVSVDEEGSRYFMSGVTHEMDQRWREQLLDVTARDVNEVAQTFLVDGPRQSVCLLGEKKDWAEDWDVRKLSMNAGEAEAYPEDASTTA; encoded by the exons ATGGCTGCAGATGACATTGTCGGCTGTTACCAAGTAGATAAGGCGAGACGAAGTT TAACCAACGTTGAGAGCTACCCTAAGGTGGGAGAACAACTTCACGGGTTCACTGttcaggagaagaaacatgTTCCAGAGCTACACCTCACTGCGGTCCGGTTAAAGCATGACAAAACAGATGCGGATTACCTTCACGTGGCAagggaagacaagaataatGTGTTTGGGGTGGGATTTAAGACCAATCCTCCTGATGCGACGGGCGTTCCTCATATTTTGGAACATACTACACTATGCGGTAGCGAAAA ATATCCTGTCCGTGatcccttcttcaagatgctCCCCCGGTCTCTTTCGAATTTTATGAATGCTTTCACCTCCGCCGACCATACTACTTACCCATTCGCGACAACGAATCAGCAAGATTTCCAAAACCTTCTATCAGTTTATCTGGATGCTACACTTCACCCACTGCTTAAGGAGGAAGATTTCAGACAGGAAGGATGGCGACTGGGGCCCGAAGACCCCCGTGCTAGTGACGCGCTGGACGGGAAACCGGAAGATGTCTTGTTCAAAGGCGTCGTGTATAACGAAATGAAGGGCCAGATATCGGATGCAAACTACCTTTACTATATCAAGTATCGGGAGAGCATTTTCCCAGCGCTTAACAACTCTGGAGGAGATCCCCAGTATATCACTGACTTGACACACAAGCAACTGGTCGAATTCTCTAAGCGAAACTATCATCCAAGTAACGCCAAATTCTTGACCTACGGTGATATGCCTCTCAGTACTCATTTGAAGCAGATTGGTGATGTATTGGACGGTTTTGGCAAGGGAGAGGCCGACACCTCCGTCAAGCTCCCCATTGACCTTAGCCGCGGACCTTCGAACGTAACTGTTCCAGGACCTATTGATACATTCGCCGACGCAGATAAACAATATAAGACTTCAACTTCCTGGTATCTTGGAGATACAAGCGAGGTTGTTGAAACATTCTCGGCCGGCATCCTGTCCTCCTTGCTGCTAGATGGCTATGGCTCTCCGATGTACCGAGCATTGATCGAGAGCGGTTTGGGCTCGTCATTTACACCTAATACCGGCCTTGATACCTCTGGAAGAGTGCCTGTATTATCTGTCGGCCTCACTGGTGTTAGCGAGGAGGATGCTCCGAAAGTCAAAGAAGCTATTCAGAAGGTCTACCAGGACAGTCTTTCTGCTGGGTTCAGTGACGAGAAAGTTCAAGGCTTCCTCCACCAGTTAGAACTCGCGCTGAGACACAAAACAGCAAACTTCGGTATTGGTGTCATGGAGAAGACCATTTCCTCATGGTTCAACGGTGTAGACCCAATGAAGGAGCTTGCTTGGAATGATGTCATCAACGAATTCAAGAGGAGATATCAGCAAGGAGGCTATCTTGAGTCATTGATGCAGAAGTACTTGATGAACGACCGTTGTCTGACGTTTACCATGGTTGGTACGCCTACGTTTCACCAAGAACTAGACCAGCAGGAAATGGTccggaaggaaaagaagctcagtCAACTTGTTGAGCAACATGGATCAATGGAGAAGGCTATCTCTAGTCTCCGGGAGCAGGAACTGCAGTTGCTCAAGACACAAGAAGAGGCACAACATGCCGACCTTGGGTGCTTACCTTCCCTGCGTGTCGAGGACATTTCGCGAGAGAAAGAGCGCAAGCCGGTACGGGAGTCAAAGGTCGACGACGTCGATGTTGTCTGGCGTGAGGCCCCAACCAATGGCCTGACGTATTTCCAAGCATTGAATGCCTTCGAAGACCTTCCGGACGACCTTCGACTGCTCATGCCCTTGTTCAACGACAGCGTCATGCGTTTGGGCACTGCGAATAAGACCATGGAACAATGGGAAGATCTGATTAAGTTGAAGACCGGTGGGGTTTCATCATCCGCATTCCACACTTCGTCTCCAACTGAACTAGGCAAGTTTAATGAGGGGCTTCAGTTCTCCGGTTTCGCTTTGGATAAGAATATTCCCGACATGTTAGAAATCTTGACCACTCTTATCACGGAGACGGACTTTACTAGTCCCTATGCGCCAGCTATGATCCAGGAATTACTGCGATTGACTACCAATGGCGCGCTGGATAGTGTTGCCGCATCAGGTCATCGTTTTGCACtcaatgctgctgctgcaggtctTTCTCGCAGCTTTTGGGTACAGGAGCAGCAGTCCGGTCTGGCACAGCTACAAGCCACTGCTAATCTCCTGCGCGATGCTGAGACTTCACCCGAACGGCTGGCAGAATTGATTGAAAAACTTCGTTTAATCCAATCTTTCGCCATTTCCAAATCATCTAGTCTCCGTGTTCGCATGGTGTGTGAACCGAGCAGCGCACATCAGAACGAAGTCGTTCTTCAGAAATGGCTGGCTGGTTTGCCACAGATCCGCTCACCTACATCTGTGGATGCCAGGTCAATGCAGCAAGTTTCTAGCAAAGCATTTTATGATATGCCTTACAAGGTTTATTACTCGGGGCTGGCTATGCAAACAGTCCCGTTCGTCCACAAATCTAGCGCACCACTTAGCGTGCTCTCTCAACTCCTTACACATAactatcttcatccagaGATTCGGGAGAAGGGAGGTGCGTATGGTGCAGCAGCCAGCAACGGTCCAGTCAAGGGTATTTTTGCCTTGACCAGCTACCGGGACCCGAACCCCCTCAATACTTTGAAGGTGTTCCAGAACAGCGGCATCTTCGCCCGTGACCGTTCCTGGTCTGAGCGGGAATTGAATGAGGCCAAACTGGGTATTTTCCAAGGCCTCGACGCCCCAGTGAgtgttgatgaggagggatCCAGATATTTTATGAGTGGCGTCACGCATGAAATGGATCAGCGCTGGAGAGAGCAGCTCCTCGATGTCACTGCGAGGGATGTTAACGAGGTTGCACAGACTTTTTTGGTGGACGGCCCTCGGCAATCTGTGTGCTTGTTgggcgagaagaaggactggGCAGAGGATTGGGATGTGCGGAAGCTTTCCATGAACGCTGGTGAAGCTGAAGCATATCCCGAGGACGCCTCTACTACCGCCTAA
- a CDS encoding methionine--tRNA ligase MSM1 (Methionyl-tRNA synthetase) — MALPRARFRALSWANQFLAYKRPTWQCTTCRTLRPTPIIAPRRFATAPSGEHKKPYYVTTPIFYVNAAPHVGHLYTMIIADILKRWRTLCGETDAQLLTGTDEHGMKGYSQSKNFHGIDCTVQIQQAALAAEMDTQAFCDMNYKTFEDLAKAANMDYNYFIRTTEAAHKKSVQYFWEMLDHRGYIYTSKHEGWYSVSDETFYPPSQVHNSLDPTTGRKRMVSAETGKEVEWSSETNYHFRLSAFQERLLDLYKTGFITPSNYTTEIVKSVSSGLQDLSISRPVERLTWGIPVPGDDTQTIYVWLDALVNYLTKAGYPFPPGQEGGLGWPADVHVVGKDIVRFHCVYWPAFLMALDLPLPRNVLVHGHWTINHEKMSKSTGNVVNPFFSLDRFGVDTMRFFLAYQGGLAGDADYDNSYIIRDYKKLLQSGIGNLVLRTIGSSKGKLHSYIVSGTSGELPAANEQDLQFEQLLRETPVKVGEQMESLNPRAALQNIMVLIEQGNKYIHLSEPWKDAIKAQRVLFNVAESLRIAGILLQPFMPTKSKELLDVLRVDGTRPSKRAFSAAVFGSDAEYGEGIKKTVLFPPLIVEQ; from the exons ATGGCTCTTCCCAGAGCACGGTTTCGTGCCCTTTCATGGGCCAACCAGTTCCTGGCATATAAACGTCCAACTTGGCAATGTACTACTTGCAGAACCCTTCGCCCGACTCCAATTATTGCTCCGCGCAGATTCGCGACAGCACCTTCGGGAGAGCACAAGAAACCCTACTATGTGACGACACCTATTTTCTATGTGAATGCCG CCCCTCATGTCGGTCATCTCTACACTATGATAATTGCCGACATCCTAAAGCGATGGCGAACACTCTGCGGAGAAACAGACGCTCAACTATTGACCGGTACCGATGAACATGGCATGAAG GGATATTCTCAATCAAAAAACTTCCATGGTATTGACTGTACGGTACAGATCCAGCAAGCCGCCCTAGCCGCAGAAATGGATACTCAGGCCTTCTGCGATATGAACTACAAAACCTTCGAG GATCTAGCCAAGGCGGCAAATATGGATTACAATTACTTCATCCGGACGACAGAGGCGGCGCACAAGAAGTCCGTACAGTATTTCTGG GAAATGTTGGATCACAGAGGCTATATCTACACCTCTAAGCACGAAGGTTGGTATTCTGTTAGCGATGAAACATTCTATCCTCCGTCGCAGGTACATAACTCACTGGATCCTACCACcggaagaaagagaatg GTTTCGGCCgagacagggaaagaagtagAATGGTCCTCTGAGACAAACTATCACTTCCGCCTGTCTGCTTTCCAAGAGCGTCTGCTGGATCTATACAAGACAGGCTTCATTACACCATCAAATTACACGACAGAGATCGTAAAATCAGTATCTTCAGGGCTCCAGGATCTGTCGATTTCCAGACCCGTAGAGCGGTTAACTTGGGGAATTCCTGTCCCTGGGGATGATACACAGACCATTTATGTATGGCTGGACGCACTTGTCAATTATTTGACCAAGGCGGGATACCCTTTCCCCCCCGGTCAGGAAGGTGGCCTTGGGTGGCCCGCAGATGTACACGTTGTCGGCAAGGATATCGTTCG CTTCCACTGTGTATACTGGCCAGCGTTCCTCATGGCGCTTGACCTCCCCCTTCCTCGTAATGTCCTTGTTCATGGCCACTGGACGATCAACCATGAGAAAATGTCCAAATCCACCGGAAATGTTGTGAaccccttcttttctttagaCCGTTTCGGGGTTGACACCATGcgcttcttccttgcctaCCAGGGAGGCTTGGCGGGAGACGCTGACTATGACAACTCCTACATCATCCGTGACTACAAGAAGCTGCTCCAATCGGGCATCGGAAACCTTGTGCTCCGAACAATCGGCTCTTCGAAAGGGAAACTCCATTCTTACATTGTCAGCGGGACATCGGGCGAACTTCCGGCCGCAAATGAGCAAGATTTGCAATTCGAACAACTGCTGAGGGAAACCCCAGTCAAAGTGGGGGAACAAATGGAGAGCCTTAACCCTCGTGCCGCTTTGCAAAACATCATGGTGTTAATCGAGCAG GGCAACAAGTACATCCATCTATCGGAGCCGTGGAAGGATGCTATCAAAGCTCAACGAGTGTTGTTTAATGTCGCCGAATCCCTCCGGATCGCCGGCATTCTCCTACAGCCCTTCATGCCCACAAAGTCTAAAGAGCTTCTAGATGTTCTCCGCGTCGATGGTACCCGTCCCTCCAAACGGGCATTCTCGGCCGCAGTATTTGGGTCCGATGCAGAATATGGAGAAGGCATTAAGAAGACCGTCTTGTTTCCCCCTCTTATCGTGGAGCAATAA
- a CDS encoding lytic polysaccharide monooxygenase auxiliary activity family 9 protein (predicted protein), with protein MAMSKIVSLTGLLASASLVAGHGYVSGVVIDGQYYGGYLVDKYAYSDNAPDTIGWTTSATDLGFVDGTGYQSPDIICHKDGAPGALTAEVAAGGKIELQWTEWPESHHGPVLNYLAPCGGECSAVDKTTLEFFKIEAKGLIDGTTPPGQWATDDLISNNNSYTVTIPTSIQEGNYVLRHEIIGLHSAGQKDGAQNYPQCINIKVTGGGDATPAGTAGEALYKDTDAGILFDIYSDLSGGYPIPGPEVFSA; from the exons ATGGCTATGTCCAAGATCGTGTCGCTTACTGGCCTCCTGGCCTCTGCCTCTCTCGTCGCCGGCCACGGTTATGTGTCTGGAGTCGTCATTGATGGTCAATA CTATGGTGGATACCTTGTTGACAAGTACGCCTACTCGGACAATGCCCCAGATACCATTGGCTGGACCACCTCTGCCACCGACCTTGGATTCGTGGACGGCACTGGATACCAGTCCCCCGATATCATCTGTCACAAGGACGGAGCGCCAGGTGCTTTGACTGCTGAAGTTGCTGCTGGTGGCAAAATTGAACTGCAGTGGACTGAGTGGCCTGAAAGTCACCACGGCCCTGTCCTCAATTACCTCGCACCCTGCGGCGGCGAGTGCTCCGCGGTGGACAAGACAACTTTAgagttcttcaagatcgaggCCAAGGGCCTGATTGACGGCACCACCCCCCCGGGTCAGTGGGCTACCGATGACTTgatcagcaacaacaacagctACACTGTGACCATCCCGACATCCATCCAAGAGGGCAACTATGTTCTCCGCCACGAGATCATCGGCCTTCACTCTGCCGGTCAGAAGGATGGTGCTCAGAACTACCCCCAGtgcatcaatatcaaggTCACTGGCGGCGGAGACGCCACGCCGGCAGGTACCGCCGGCGAGGCCCTTTACAAGGACACTGACGCTGGTATTCTGTTCGACATCTACAGTGACCTCAGCGGCGGCTACCCCATCCCTGGCCCTGAGGTTTTCAGCGCTTAA
- a CDS encoding uncharacterized protein (predicted phosphoglucosamine acetyltransferase), with product MEAMLRWRCGVPTAPDTISISTSTVLLVPYSKWHVPRYHEWMKDEEIQEATASEPLSLEEEYAMQQSWRQDPDKLTFIVCQPSPTGTGGSPLRDEDDSSERMIGDVNLFLRVDDGEEGNSEPQIIGEIELMIAEKSNQRKGFGKATLLSFLRYIADHEVEILEEFVRGDQVAAKALREAGVSGGRFSCLSVKIGQGNGRSLGLFEGAGFRKVSEEANYFGEFELRRMDLSRDTVDQGLKRAGVEGYVELEYHRCQ from the exons ATGGAGGCCATGTTGCGTTGGAGGTGTGGCGTTCCCACCGCACCTGACACGATCT CTATTTCAACATCTACGGTACTCCTGGTGCCTTACTCCAAATGGCACGTTCCCCGCTACCACGAATGGATGAAAGATGAG GAAATCCAAGAAGCAACAGCCTCAGAACCACTCTCTCTAGAAGAGGAATACGCCATGCAACAAAGCTGGCGCCAAGACCCAGACAAGCTAACCTTCATCGTGTGCCAGCCCTCCCCCACAGGAACGGGAGGCTCCCCACTCcgcgatgaagatgacagctCCGAACGGATGATCGGGGACGtgaatctcttcctccgcgtcgacgacggcgaagaagggAACTCCGAGCCCCAGATCATCGGCGAGATCGAGCTCATGATCGCCGAGAAGAGCAATCAGCGGAAAGGGTTCGGGAAGGCCACGCTgctctcttttcttcgataCATTGCTGATCATGAAGTGGAGATTCTGGAGGAGTTTGTGAGAGGGGATCAGGTTGCTGCCAAGGCTCTAAGGGAAGCTGGCGTTAGTGGGGGGAGGTTCTCGTGTCTTAGTGTTAAGATTGGGCAGGGGAATGGGCGCAGTCTGGGCTTGTTTGAGGGCGCGGGGTTTCGGAAGGTGTCGGAGGAGGCGAACTATTTTGGGGAGTTTGAGCTCAGAAGGATGGATTTGAGTCGGGATACTGTGGATCAGGGTCTGAAGAGGGCGGGGGTTGAGGGATATGTTGAGTTGGAGTATCATCGGTGTCAGTAG